TAATCATCAATTAGATGATAAAAATGGTATTAGTGATGAAGTGATTGACAACGGGAACATCTAATATGAAGTTGTGACCAACAATGTATTGATACTGGGACAAAATCCACATAGAGTTAACAATAAGCTGAAAGATTAGGTTGACATTAAGCTAAATATGGCCTTGGTTAActaataaaccaaaattaaaggCCAAAAATGAGTTTGAGGCTTCAAACAATACTAAAGTACTAACAAATGCCAAAATCCAATTCACAACTAATAAAGATATCCGAAATGTATGGATTTGAGACAACATAATTGAACGAATATAAAAATCTTGTGAGAAGGAAAGGTAGTAGAAGAGTTTagcagaaaaaaacaaaaacacacagaTCAAGCCTAGCATTAGTCAAAGACTTTGAAACtatgatagaaaatataaaatataataaaaattgaaataaatataagagaatGAGGGAAAAAGTCTGTTAggactatatttatttatttgattattatcttatttgatgtcataattatcaaatcaatatatttaatttttaaagatatttaccttataatttatatatccaaCACCCCTACAGTTAAACCAGAATTATAGTACTCAAGTCATTTCATTCACGAATCTCTCATCCCTaagaagaaatggaaaagatCCAGCACAGCCATGTAGAAGTAAGAGGACTCAAGCTTCATGTAGCCCAGATTAATGTCACCGGTATGACCCATATGCTTATATATGTCTCACTTCGTTCAATTTTGATTTTCTGCTTTCTATGATAATGATCATGAATGGTTTTTGGAAGGTGAAAAGGCGGTGATGTTCTTGCATGGGTTCCCTGAAATATGGTATACGTGGAGGCACCAGATGATTGCTGCTGCAAACGCTGGTTACCGAGCAATATCCATAGATTTCAGGGGCTATGGACTGTCTGAACAGCCAGCTGAGCCAGAAAATGCTACTTTCAAAGACCTTGTTGATGATGTTATTGGCCTTCTTGACTCTCTGGGAATCAATAAGGTAATATTGAGCCATTCATTTCACTTCCCCTGCTGAACTACTGCTTAAATATCTGATTCGAACACAGGAGAGAGCAACTTCCTTGTTAGTGGTCGAGTCATATGCCTTGGTAATGGTGTCTCTGCATGAATGAATATCTGCTCGAACCCATCCATACCTGCTTACTGCGCCATTTCACTAGTAAGCAAGTCtttaaacaacaacaacaatccTAGTCAAACGCACCAATTCTCCTATACCATAGAGTTTCTGAAAGTTTGATCCATCCTTGAAATCAGAGGaagatatcttttttttttttttttttttttttttagcagcAAACGAATCATTCCAAGCAACGTCACAATCATATGCTgcaaaattgttttaaaattcaacTTAGGCTTCATTTTGTCAATTGAGGTGCATTATTCCTATTGACAAAATGCACATTCACAGATGGAATTGACCTCAAATGTGAGCTTATCAGTGAAATGTGAGGTCCATAATTGAGGGTAAGATGTGACTGCCAATATGTCCCAACTTAGAGTAGGTAAGACTTGAGAGACAAATTGAAAACATCTAGTAACTTGGACAGTTTGTCATCACCTAAGAAACTTGGGTTTCTGACTCATTTTGTCATCTCGCTTTCCATCTAGATTGTATTCATTCATAATTCTTTTAGAAATAACtagtaataataagataatgacTTCAGTAGCGTGGCAGGCTTTTATTGTTGGGAAGGACTTCGGAGCGATGCCTACATACACATTAGCAGCTGTCCACCCAGAAAGGGTGACAGGCATTATAACACTAGGTGTTCCTTTCATAGTGCCTGGTACTTCTGAATTCAAGAATCATCTCCTTCCTGAAGGTTTCTATGTATCAAGGTGGCAGGTATATGTAATAATTTTGACCTAAACATGGAAGTCTTCGAATGAACTCTagttataatattctaaaatacATCCTTAAACTCAAAAATACTATGAATACTGTCATATTGACACAAAAACGTGTGTATCATTGCCAATTCATATAAATAACACTAGGAGCCAGGGAGGGCAGAAGCGGACTTTGGCCGGTTTGATGTGAAGA
This is a stretch of genomic DNA from Carya illinoinensis cultivar Pawnee chromosome 3, C.illinoinensisPawnee_v1, whole genome shotgun sequence. It encodes these proteins:
- the LOC122303975 gene encoding epoxide hydrolase B-like, which encodes MEKIQHSHVEVRGLKLHVAQINVTGEKAVMFLHGFPEIWYTWRHQMIAAANAGYRAISIDFRGYGLSEQPAEPENATFKDLVDDVIGLLDSLGINKAFIVGKDFGAMPTYTLAAVHPERVTGIITLGVPFIVPGTSEFKNHLLPEGFYVSRWQEPGRAEADFGRFDVKTVIRNIYTLFSGSEVPVAAKNQEIMDLYDPSTPLPPWFSEEDLSIYASLYEKSGFRFALQVPYRCLIYCYGITDPKIKAPSLLIMGEKDYVWKCPGIEDCIRGGAMKQNVPDLEITLVTEGNHFVHEQLPQQVNHLIITFLDKHSV